One genomic segment of Pandoraea thiooxydans includes these proteins:
- a CDS encoding diguanylate cyclase, whose protein sequence is MTNTPLNIAATGLQLPAAADVPAMVLLVDDQAIVAEAVRQALAGEDGIDFHYCAHAEEALQTAVTTRPTVILQDLVMPGLDGLSLVKTYRSHAATRDVPIIVLSTKEEPIVKSAAFASGANDYLVKLPDRIELIARIRYHSRSYINLQQRDEAYRALRESQQQLLEANLELRRLTQSDGLTGLANRRYLDEYLSAEWRRSARERSELSLLMIDVDNFKLYNDTYGHVAGDEVLKRIAATVEASLLRPGDLAARFGGEEFAAILPATSPEGGWLLAEKIRGEVEALHLPHRNSPASPFVTISVGVASVVPPPSSSMTSLIEAADLALYQAKRDGKNRVATPPGQD, encoded by the coding sequence ATGACGAATACGCCCCTCAACATCGCCGCCACCGGGCTCCAATTGCCGGCCGCCGCGGACGTGCCGGCCATGGTGCTGCTGGTCGACGATCAGGCGATCGTGGCCGAAGCCGTGCGGCAAGCGCTGGCCGGCGAGGACGGCATCGATTTCCACTATTGCGCGCACGCCGAGGAAGCGCTGCAGACGGCCGTCACGACGCGGCCCACGGTGATTCTTCAGGATCTGGTGATGCCCGGCCTGGACGGACTGTCATTGGTCAAGACCTACCGGAGCCATGCGGCCACACGCGATGTGCCGATCATCGTGCTGTCGACCAAGGAGGAGCCGATCGTCAAGAGCGCCGCTTTCGCCAGCGGCGCGAACGACTACCTGGTCAAACTGCCCGATCGCATCGAGCTGATCGCGCGCATTCGTTACCACTCCCGCTCGTACATCAACCTGCAGCAGCGCGACGAAGCGTATCGCGCGCTGCGCGAATCTCAGCAGCAGTTACTGGAAGCCAATCTGGAGCTGCGCCGCCTGACGCAGTCCGACGGTTTGACGGGCCTGGCGAACCGCCGTTACCTGGACGAGTATCTGAGCGCGGAGTGGCGCCGCAGCGCGCGTGAGCGGTCGGAACTGTCGCTGCTGATGATCGATGTCGACAACTTCAAGCTGTACAACGACACTTATGGTCACGTGGCCGGCGACGAGGTGCTCAAGCGCATCGCCGCCACGGTGGAGGCGAGCCTGCTGCGCCCGGGCGATCTGGCCGCGCGCTTCGGTGGCGAGGAGTTCGCCGCGATCCTGCCGGCCACCTCGCCCGAAGGCGGCTGGCTGCTGGCCGAGAAAATCCGCGGCGAGGTGGAAGCGCTGCACCTGCCGCATCGAAACTCGCCGGCCAGTCCGTTTGTAACGATCAGCGTCGGCGTGGCGAGCGTCGTGCCGCCGCCGTCATCCTCGATGACTTCGCTTATCGAAGCCGCCGACCTGGCACTGTATCAGGCCAAGCGCGACGGCAAAAATCGCGTCGCGACGCCACCCGGGCAAGACTAG
- a CDS encoding chemotaxis response regulator protein-glutamate methylesterase — translation MKIGIVNDLPLAVEAMRRVLALRPEHRVLWVATGGAQAVELCVTQPPDLVLMDLVMPHFDGVEATRRIMARAPCAILVVTSSVGANAWRVYEAMGAGALDAVDTPTLVDGGSERTAQPLLTKIDQIGRLLTNPPAHGQRASAAPQRGLPPLVAIGASAGGPAALAAVLGKLPADFGAAIVIVQHVDQAFAHGMAQWLAGQTRLSVRTAAEGDRPRPGEALLAATNDHLVMTRSGTLDYVREPVETPYRPSVDVFFHSVVEYWGGSAVGVLLTGMGRDGAIGLKAMRVKGYPTIAQDEASSAVYGMPKAAAALQAARLILPLESIADELMAVIKR, via the coding sequence ATGAAAATCGGAATCGTCAACGACTTGCCGCTGGCGGTCGAGGCCATGCGCCGTGTGCTTGCGCTGCGGCCAGAGCATCGCGTGCTGTGGGTTGCCACCGGCGGCGCCCAGGCGGTCGAGCTGTGCGTCACGCAGCCGCCCGACCTGGTCCTGATGGATTTGGTCATGCCGCATTTCGACGGCGTTGAAGCGACGCGGCGCATCATGGCACGCGCGCCGTGCGCGATTCTGGTCGTAACCAGCAGCGTCGGCGCCAACGCCTGGCGCGTGTATGAGGCAATGGGCGCCGGCGCGCTCGATGCCGTCGATACGCCCACGCTGGTCGACGGCGGTTCGGAGCGCACGGCGCAGCCGCTGCTGACCAAAATCGACCAGATCGGCCGCCTGCTGACGAATCCGCCCGCCCATGGTCAGCGCGCGAGCGCCGCGCCGCAACGCGGGCTGCCACCGCTGGTGGCCATTGGCGCCTCGGCCGGGGGGCCAGCCGCGCTGGCTGCGGTGCTCGGCAAGCTGCCGGCGGACTTCGGCGCCGCTATCGTGATCGTGCAGCATGTCGACCAGGCGTTCGCGCACGGCATGGCCCAGTGGCTGGCCGGCCAGACGCGCCTGAGCGTGCGCACCGCGGCCGAGGGCGACCGGCCCCGGCCGGGCGAGGCGCTATTGGCCGCAACCAACGATCACCTGGTGATGACGCGCTCCGGCACGCTTGACTACGTCAGGGAGCCCGTCGAGACGCCCTACCGGCCGTCGGTCGACGTGTTCTTCCACAGCGTGGTCGAGTACTGGGGCGGCAGCGCGGTTGGCGTGCTGCTTACCGGCATGGGGCGCGACGGCGCCATCGGGCTGAAGGCAATGCGCGTCAAGGGCTATCCGACGATCGCTCAGGACGAGGCCAGCAGCGCCGTCTACGGCATGCCCAAGGCGGCCGCCGCACTTCAGGCGGCGCGTCTGATCTTGCCGCTGGAGAGCATCGCGGATGAACTGATGGCGGTCATCAAGCGGTAA
- a CDS encoding hybrid sensor histidine kinase/response regulator, with translation MSTDDDLSRGSLLALFHEEAQTQARALADGLLALEHAPSDPAALEACMRAAHSLKGAARIVGLSDGVAIAHLMEECFTAAQRGMLTLEPAHIDELLAGVDLLLRVGQMEPSRAITRAEIDAFATRLAGAGSPSPAGADPSTSVTPARPVAPSATPAHDETAEAALLRTAHALLQAEAPAPAKLAHEPAEPRAPGVSNPMLRVRADHLDKLLSLAGESLVEARWLKPFAESMQRIKRLQREAARTVDNCYDSLVKSLETPALAVLDEVRQTLGHMQQLLGARIDELDGFDRRSTHLAQQLYDEALQCRMRPFGDATRAYPRIVRDLARSLGKSVRFVVVGESTQVDRDVLDQLDAPLGHLLRNALDHGIETPDERRSLGKPAEAVLTLEARHSAGKLLISVSDDGAGIDPERLRAAVIARRLADETTAARLSHQELLEFLLLPGFTLREQVTDLSGRGVGLDAVHEMAKALRGAVRLFNEPGQGMRVVLQLPLTLSVMRALLVQIGGEAYAFPLARVRRTLELDRDAIDMLEGQQHFMFEGRPVGLVTAHQLLGAQAPGQARAGVAVVVVGDEHGTYGVAVDRFLGERTLVLQPLDRRLGKIKDIAAGALMENGDAVLIIDVEDLLRSVEKLVRGGQLDKVRRTQDAAAQQRKHVLIVEDSLTVRELERKLLEKRGYAVTVAVDGMDGWNALRGAHFDLVVTDIDMPRMDGIELVSLIKRDTALRNVPVMIVSYKDRDEDRRQGLDAGADYYLAKGSFHDEALLDAVTELIGEA, from the coding sequence ATGAGCACCGACGACGATCTCAGCCGCGGTTCATTGCTGGCGCTGTTTCACGAGGAAGCGCAGACCCAGGCGCGAGCGCTGGCCGATGGCCTGCTGGCACTCGAACACGCGCCATCCGATCCCGCCGCGCTCGAGGCTTGCATGCGTGCCGCGCATTCCCTGAAGGGCGCCGCACGCATCGTCGGCCTGTCGGATGGCGTGGCAATCGCCCACCTGATGGAGGAATGCTTCACCGCCGCGCAGCGCGGCATGCTGACGCTTGAGCCCGCGCATATCGACGAACTGCTGGCCGGCGTCGACCTGCTGCTGCGCGTGGGCCAGATGGAGCCGTCGCGGGCCATCACGCGCGCCGAGATCGATGCGTTCGCGACGCGCCTGGCCGGCGCGGGCTCGCCGTCACCCGCCGGCGCCGACCCCAGCACGTCGGTGACGCCGGCAAGACCCGTCGCGCCGTCCGCAACGCCGGCCCACGACGAGACTGCCGAGGCCGCGTTGCTGCGCACCGCCCACGCGCTGTTGCAGGCAGAAGCGCCGGCGCCGGCAAAACTCGCTCACGAGCCTGCCGAGCCGCGCGCGCCAGGCGTTTCGAACCCAATGCTGCGTGTGCGGGCCGACCACCTCGACAAGCTGCTGAGCCTGGCCGGCGAATCGCTGGTCGAGGCGCGCTGGCTCAAGCCGTTCGCAGAATCGATGCAACGCATCAAGCGGCTACAGCGCGAAGCCGCCCGCACCGTGGACAACTGCTACGACTCGCTGGTGAAATCTCTGGAGACGCCCGCGCTGGCGGTGCTCGATGAGGTGCGCCAGACGTTGGGCCACATGCAGCAACTGCTCGGCGCGCGTATCGACGAGTTGGACGGGTTCGATCGCCGCAGCACGCATCTGGCGCAGCAGTTGTACGACGAAGCGCTGCAATGCCGGATGCGGCCGTTTGGCGACGCAACGCGCGCCTACCCGCGTATCGTGCGCGACCTGGCCCGCTCGCTGGGCAAGTCGGTACGCTTTGTCGTCGTCGGCGAGTCCACGCAGGTCGACCGCGACGTGCTGGACCAACTCGACGCGCCGTTGGGCCACTTGCTGCGCAACGCGCTCGACCACGGCATCGAGACACCCGACGAGCGACGCTCGCTGGGCAAGCCCGCCGAGGCCGTCTTGACGCTCGAGGCGCGCCATAGCGCCGGCAAGTTGCTGATCAGCGTGAGCGACGACGGCGCGGGGATCGATCCAGAGCGTCTGCGCGCAGCCGTCATCGCGCGGCGCCTGGCCGACGAAACCACCGCGGCGCGCCTGTCGCACCAGGAACTGCTGGAATTCCTGCTGCTGCCCGGCTTCACCCTGCGCGAGCAGGTCACCGACTTGTCGGGCCGCGGCGTCGGTCTGGACGCGGTCCATGAAATGGCCAAGGCATTGCGCGGCGCGGTGCGCCTGTTCAACGAGCCAGGGCAAGGCATGCGGGTGGTACTGCAGTTGCCGCTCACGCTGTCGGTGATGCGCGCCCTGCTGGTGCAGATAGGCGGCGAGGCCTATGCATTTCCGTTGGCGCGCGTGCGCCGCACGCTCGAGCTCGACCGCGACGCCATCGATATGCTCGAGGGTCAGCAGCACTTTATGTTCGAGGGCCGCCCGGTGGGCCTGGTCACCGCGCACCAGTTGCTCGGCGCGCAGGCACCGGGCCAGGCGCGGGCCGGCGTCGCGGTAGTCGTCGTCGGCGACGAGCATGGCACCTATGGCGTGGCGGTCGACCGCTTCCTGGGCGAACGCACGCTGGTGCTCCAACCGCTGGATCGGCGCCTGGGAAAAATCAAGGACATCGCCGCCGGTGCACTGATGGAAAATGGCGATGCGGTGCTGATCATCGACGTCGAGGACTTGCTGCGTTCGGTCGAAAAGCTGGTGCGCGGCGGTCAGCTCGACAAAGTACGGCGCACCCAGGACGCCGCCGCGCAACAGCGCAAGCACGTGTTGATCGTCGAGGATTCGCTGACGGTGCGCGAGCTCGAACGCAAGCTGCTGGAAAAACGCGGCTATGCGGTCACGGTCGCAGTCGATGGGATGGATGGATGGAATGCGCTGCGCGGTGCCCATTTCGACCTGGTGGTGACCGACATCGACATGCCGCGCATGGATGGCATCGAGCTGGTGAGCCTCATCAAGCGCGACACCGCGCTCAGAAACGTGCCGGTGATGATCGTCTCGTATAAGGATCGCGACGAGGATCGGCGTCAGGGCCTCGACGCCGGCGCGGATTATTATCTTGCCAAAGGCAGCTTCCATGACGAGGCGCTGCTCGATGCGGTGACCGAACTGATCGGGGAGGCGTAG
- a CDS encoding chemotaxis protein CheW, whose protein sequence is MVRPVTESVAVPLRIDDCWNRIGTRGDGSCPKLAEHMRCLNCPVFEQNAAALLDRPLDMADSALADITTARSGAPEMASGTHSALVFRVADEWLALPTEALRHIDDVRPIHSLPHRRNGAVLGVVNIRGTLTVAASLANLLQIERTANGRTEASAPRTGYTRMLVAAHQGESAVFPVDEVDGVMRFPATAPMPVPATLAQATASHASGVLAWRATTVGLLAPGRVFDTLARSLR, encoded by the coding sequence ATGGTTCGACCCGTCACTGAATCCGTCGCAGTACCGCTGCGCATCGATGATTGCTGGAACCGCATCGGCACGCGCGGCGACGGCTCCTGCCCGAAGCTGGCCGAGCACATGCGCTGCCTGAATTGCCCGGTGTTCGAACAAAATGCCGCCGCCCTGCTCGACCGTCCGCTCGACATGGCCGACAGCGCGCTTGCCGACATCACGACAGCGCGCTCCGGTGCGCCAGAGATGGCCAGTGGTACGCACTCGGCGCTGGTGTTTCGCGTGGCCGACGAATGGCTCGCACTGCCCACCGAGGCGCTGCGCCATATCGACGACGTGCGCCCGATTCATTCGCTGCCGCACCGCCGCAACGGCGCGGTGCTGGGCGTGGTCAATATTCGCGGCACGTTGACGGTGGCCGCCTCGCTGGCCAATCTGTTGCAGATTGAGCGCACGGCCAACGGGCGGACCGAAGCGAGCGCGCCGCGCACCGGTTACACGCGCATGCTGGTGGCCGCGCACCAAGGCGAGTCGGCGGTGTTTCCGGTCGACGAAGTCGACGGCGTAATGCGTTTCCCGGCCACCGCGCCAATGCCCGTGCCGGCCACTCTGGCCCAAGCGACGGCGAGTCACGCCAGCGGCGTGCTCGCCTGGCGCGCCACGACCGTCGGCCTGCTCGCGCCCGGACGCGTTTTCGATACGCTCGCCAGGAGCCTGCGATGA
- a CDS encoding CheR family methyltransferase, producing MSPTSAADPCFAVWLLQRTGIDAATLGAHTLERAVLERIRANHLSGADSGAAGVPASAVEAYWQLLQVSPDERQALVEALVVPETWFFREREAFAALAQLASVRLAREPGQPLRLLSAPCSTGEEPYSIAMALLDAGIDAQRFTIDALDISARAIAHAQAAAYGRNSFRGNALAFRERHFSAAANGTWQLHEAPRQAVRFAQTNLFDLSPVEARYDFIFCRNVLIYFDREAQDRAIRLLGAQLAEHGAIFVGPAETGLMMRHAFHSARLPLAFAFQRTRPGEPAPPMPVPPSRAPLRARPAPARPLPAAVPTVPRPAVRPAPLAVRMRHAAEPETAGTAPAPASLDDARRAADAGQFDEAVRLANAFASTQGPSAEVFYLLGLLADARAQQADAAGYYRKALYLDPGHYEALTHLAALLDAQGDNANARQLMRRAQRAAAPAQASRLTDLRGPHGSTRH from the coding sequence ATGTCCCCGACCAGCGCGGCCGACCCATGCTTTGCCGTCTGGCTCCTGCAGAGAACCGGCATCGACGCAGCAACGCTCGGCGCCCATACGCTCGAACGCGCGGTGCTCGAGCGCATACGCGCGAATCATCTGTCCGGTGCCGACAGTGGTGCCGCAGGCGTGCCGGCATCTGCCGTCGAAGCCTATTGGCAATTGCTCCAGGTCTCGCCCGACGAACGTCAGGCACTGGTCGAAGCACTGGTAGTCCCCGAGACCTGGTTCTTCCGTGAACGCGAGGCGTTCGCGGCGCTCGCCCAGCTCGCCTCGGTGCGGCTCGCGCGCGAACCGGGCCAGCCGCTGCGGCTGTTGAGCGCGCCGTGCTCGACCGGCGAGGAGCCGTATTCGATCGCGATGGCGCTGCTCGATGCCGGCATCGACGCGCAACGCTTTACGATCGACGCGCTCGACATCAGCGCGCGCGCGATAGCCCACGCACAGGCGGCGGCATATGGCCGCAACTCCTTCCGCGGCAATGCGCTGGCGTTTCGGGAGCGGCATTTCAGCGCCGCCGCGAACGGCACCTGGCAATTGCACGAGGCGCCACGCCAGGCGGTACGCTTTGCCCAGACCAACCTGTTCGACTTGTCGCCGGTCGAGGCCCGCTATGACTTCATTTTTTGCCGCAACGTGCTGATTTACTTCGACCGCGAGGCGCAGGACCGCGCGATCCGCCTGTTGGGTGCCCAGTTGGCCGAGCATGGCGCCATCTTCGTCGGGCCGGCTGAAACCGGGCTGATGATGCGCCACGCGTTTCACTCTGCGCGCCTGCCGCTGGCTTTCGCCTTCCAGCGCACACGGCCCGGCGAACCGGCGCCGCCCATGCCGGTCCCGCCCAGCCGCGCCCCGCTTCGTGCGCGGCCAGCCCCCGCCCGTCCGCTGCCGGCGGCCGTGCCCACCGTGCCGCGCCCGGCCGTCAGGCCGGCGCCACTGGCCGTGCGCATGCGCCATGCAGCAGAGCCGGAGACCGCTGGCACGGCACCGGCCCCCGCTTCGCTGGACGATGCGCGCCGCGCGGCCGATGCCGGTCAGTTCGATGAAGCCGTTCGCCTGGCCAATGCGTTTGCGAGTACGCAGGGGCCAAGCGCCGAAGTGTTTTACCTGCTCGGCCTGCTGGCCGACGCGCGCGCTCAGCAGGCCGACGCCGCCGGCTACTACCGCAAGGCACTGTATCTCGATCCGGGGCATTACGAAGCACTGACGCATTTGGCTGCCTTGCTCGACGCGCAGGGCGACAACGCCAACGCGCGCCAGTTGATGCGCCGCGCCCAACGGGCCGCAGCGCCGGCCCAGGCGTCCCGTTTGACCGATCTGCGAGGGCCTCATGGTTCGACCCGTCACTGA
- a CDS encoding chemotaxis protein CheW encodes MLFLLFDLDGERYALDATEIVEVLPLAPTKAIPGAPAWVAGVVMRDGMSVPVIDVPCLALGRAARALRSTRLVLVRYDGAPDPQDCAAHTGATSRVLGLIVERATQTRRIEAEQFTHSGIDTPHARWLGPVADDTLGPVQWVAVQHMLDDQVKALLFPPQELTQQASAAPLELPDGDR; translated from the coding sequence ATGCTATTTCTCCTGTTCGACCTCGACGGTGAGCGTTATGCGCTCGACGCCACCGAAATCGTCGAAGTCCTGCCGTTGGCGCCGACCAAGGCCATTCCCGGGGCGCCCGCCTGGGTGGCCGGCGTGGTGATGCGCGATGGCATGTCGGTACCGGTGATCGACGTGCCGTGCCTGGCACTCGGGCGCGCCGCCCGTGCGCTGCGCTCGACCCGGCTGGTGCTGGTTCGCTACGACGGCGCGCCGGATCCTCAGGACTGCGCGGCGCATACCGGCGCCACCTCTCGCGTGCTCGGACTGATCGTCGAGCGTGCCACGCAAACGCGGCGCATCGAAGCCGAGCAATTCACTCATAGCGGCATTGACACGCCGCATGCCCGCTGGCTCGGGCCCGTGGCCGACGACACGCTCGGGCCGGTGCAATGGGTCGCTGTGCAGCACATGCTCGACGACCAGGTCAAGGCCTTGCTGTTTCCGCCGCAAGAGCTCACGCAGCAAGCATCCGCCGCCCCCCTCGAATTGCCGGACGGCGATCGATGA